In the Artemia franciscana chromosome 1, ASM3288406v1, whole genome shotgun sequence genome, one interval contains:
- the LOC136028787 gene encoding uncharacterized protein LOC136028787, translating to MLRVGEIGVPPPWEENRISSRLEFNMDQDTPADLAFCMMMEKEYKGYLPLFTDGSKVDEMKHVGAAFWCPFKNVSKKFKLPPESSVFLAEVYAIKKVLEFIEESVEEDKVIICSDSKSAIQAVVNANTMAKPNRDVLICYIKLQDILKKKKVVIQWIPAHIGISGNEIADLKAKSAVESGTLVTDMDTPYEVMIFDKVIKEIDRQGFKANRDLTGNLFVTMKKQRNIETKVYKGLTRYEAKKLFRLRSHHAGVGCYKAKFLGQSEECPKCGASETIEHLMIICRESEQERREITEFFRQKKVQSSLYMLLGGFDSEEENCMIVSLVIQFLTRIARLKDI from the coding sequence ATGTTAAGAGTTGGTGAAATAGGTGTCCCTCCACCATGGGAGGAAAACAGgatcagttcaagattagaaTTCAATATGGACCAAGATACTCCAGCGGACTTGGCATTCTGCATGATGATGGAAAAAGAGTACAAGGGATACCTTCCATTATTCACTGACGGATCAAAAGTAGATGAAATGAAGCATGTAGGAGCAGCGTTTTGGTGCCCTTTCAAAAATGTgtccaaaaaattcaaattacctCCAGAGAGCAGTGTATTCCTGGCAGAAGTTTACGCCATTAAGAAGGTGCTGGAGTTCATTGAGGAATCTGTTGAAGAGGACAAGGTTATCATTTGCTCTGATTCAAAAAGTGCTATTCAAGCAGTTGTAAATGCTAATACTATGGCAAAACCAAATAGAGATGTCCTTATATGTTACATTAAACTACAAgacatattaaaaaagaagaaagtagtTATTCAGTGGATTCCCGCCCACATTGGGATCTCTGGAAATGAAATAGCAGATTTGAAGGCCAAATCCGCAGTTGAGTCAGGAACACTTGTAACCGACATGGACACTCCTTACGAAGTTATGATATTTGATAAAGTGATTAAAGAGATTGATCGTCAGGGTTTTAAAGCGAATAGAGATTTGACTGGGAATCTTTTTGTGACTAtgaaaaaacagagaaatataGAAACGAAGGTGTATAAAGGACTCACTAGATATGAAGCAAAGAAACTGTTTCGACTCCGATCACACCATGCTGGAGTTGGTTGttacaaagcaaaatttttgggaCAGAGTGAGGAATGTCCTAAGTGTGgtgcatcagaaactatagaacACTTGATGATAATTTGCCGTGAAAGCGAACAAGAAAGACGTGAAATAACCGAATTTTTCAGACAGAAGAAAGTGCAGTCGAGCCTATATATGTTATTAGGAGGATTTGatagtgaagaagaaaattgtatgATAGTTAGTCTTGTCATACAGTTTCTGACAAGAATTGCAAGATTAAAGGacatttga